The sequence below is a genomic window from Wyeomyia smithii strain HCP4-BCI-WySm-NY-G18 chromosome 1, ASM2978416v1, whole genome shotgun sequence.
taatttttcttgcgtgcgcggatgagcaatttaaaGCAATTTCACtggttttttcgtcagagaaactattaatctgcgctctctctacagcagatggtgtgatgcacattgaatgtaagctcacagttgttaagagggaagaaaactctttctctttaagatgaagatgagcaaaacaaagcctggttttttccattaaaatgtttgtttatgctcaggaaagacttttgagtaaaaataacagatttttgattactgaaaattgagatattattcacaacactacgttaaacaagcaaaatcatgaatatttgaactcaatttgcctctaaatcgaaattcaaagctatgatatgtaattgttcttcattgaaatgtttgttaatgttcaggaatgatatttgaggaaaaataataggtatcttaatgctaaaagttgagatataactttaaaaactacgtatgtttgaagatgattttctgcctacaaaaaacacatcaaaatactctttttaaaatttatatatattatacatataatacatgcaaaatttagactttttgagcatgagctcaattcgcctgtgaattaattttttttttaataaaatgttcgttgttccttcaacatctgaaaatattttcttgcagaagaatttatgttttaatttggtacaaatcgagcagaaaaaaattccatttctgatgttttcgtagttttgtgaatagtaacacattacgggatttgaaatacttttttacttttaccaaaactagatcttgggatatttggctggaggaaaggccgcatttcattttttaatttctacgtagttatgtggattaaaacgttaacttcttctcagacgtgttggacaccaacatacattttcgttataaaaattcacatgttatctctttagatatgattatagaggagaactaagcatgaattgtcacgctaaattcttcttactcTGATTTCTTCtttctaaaagttacataaaaagaggttttactgtgaacgagtgacgaatatccggttatcacccgagtgtggtatattcggaactgggatgaccccacataacattttccaaaataatgacttctggtttcaggaaaatattctaaagtggtatttggccaaccatttcaatacttccgaaaccttcgaactccatacgtcattttgaaatccgaaatggcgacttccagtttctataaaacatccccaaatcacaaaatgcaatccaatatgggtttttccgtTCTGtacgttctcagaatgttaaagtacttaaagtgatgttgGACgaataagatgtgaaatatttttgaagtgagttgtgctaataatgcaatgaattataaaaaaatgattcctaattttgaaacttttgatcccgagcatcgccgggaactaGTTGAACGTCCCTGATATATAGTTTGtatggctagcgtgtgtggcttgctatatagcgtgtggctagcgtgtgtggctttctatagagcgtgtggctagagtgcgtggcttgctatatagcgtgcgtggctagctgtatagcgtgtgtgtatgtttatagcgtgtatgtgcatgtctatagcttgtgtggcttgctatttaGGATTTAAACTACATAAGAGGGCGTCAAACTGTCCTgcattattgaaatcggttccgAATGCAGATAACGAACAAATTGCCTTTTTTAAGATGAAAAAAACGACACATACCCTGGGTTTAACGTGGCAACCCCGATAAGACGTATTCCTAACAAAACTGCACGAAAAAGATTTCCACAACGGTCCAGTAACCAAACGATCAATCTATTCAGACATAGCCAAATTGTACGACCCTTTGGGCTTGTTGGGACCAGTGATCTTCGCAGCAAAGATACGATTGCAACGTTTATGGCAGCTTGAGGTTGAGTGGGACGATGTGTTATCCGATGATGAAGCTGAACACTGGACTACCTTTCGAAATCAATTGGTACAGATGGGAGAAATACCAATTAAGCGCGGTGTCCTTCCGTACAGTTTCCCTTGCCAAGTGGAGCTTCACGGATTTTGCGATGCGTCCAATCTCGGTTATGGAGCATGCGTATATGTACGTTCGGTTAATAATTCCGGACATTgctcaattatttttattaaccTCAAAGTCTCGAATTGCACCACTAAAAAACGCTAAACCGACAATACCGCGTCTTGAACTTTGCGGTGCACGTGAACTTGCCCGATTAATTTCAAATATAACGCacaatttgaacataactttttccaaaattgtTCTTTGGTGCGATTCTACCACCGCTATTTCTTGGATAGAAACCGACCCAAGCAAGCTGAAGACATTTGTTTGCAACAGAGTTATCGAAATACAGCAACTGACCAAAAATATGGAGTGGAGACATGTGAGCACAAATGATAATCCAGCTGATTTCATATCGCGTGGACTATTACCTAGCTAGATCCGAGCATGCAAGCTTTGGTGGTTTGGTCCGACGTTTCTGACCAAAGACGAGGCAGAAAAATTCATCTTGTTCGCAAGGCAGAGCAGCTTTAGGCGAATGCAACATGTCATGGCATTCATCGACCATATTCAGCGAGGTAATCACAAGGACCATCGATATGGGCAGCTCACCATCCAAGAATTAGACGAGGCAACGAAGGCGATGATAGGCATAGCCCAGAGAGAAGCATTTCCCAGAGATTTCCGTTGTCTCGAATCTGGTCAGGTAATTCATCAACAGAGTAAGTTAACTCAGTATTCAGTGTTTCTAGATAAAAGTCGTTTTGCTGTTATGCGAGTTGGTGGAAGGAATCATAATGCTTCATGGATACCGATACATCAGAGGCATCCCATGATTTTACCACCCGGTCACCCATTCACACATGCAGTTGTAAGAGCATATCATGTTGAACTTCTGCATGCTCCACAACAGCTATTACTCAACGCGTTGCAGAGACGATTTTGGTTGGTACACGGTCGCAGCACTGTACGCTGGGTCATTCGACGGTGTGTTACTTGTTTCAAGGCGAAACCAGTGACAATGCAACAGATGATGGGCAACTTACCGAAATCACGCCTTGAAGGTGGCTACACATTTCGAAATACTGGAGTGGATTTTTGTGGTCCTGTGTATGTCCGTCAGCAAAATAAGCGGTCAACTGTCGTGTATAAGGCGTATGTGGCAGTCTTTGTTTGCTTCGCCACGAAGGCGATACATTTAGAGCTGGTTTCCAACCTAACGGCGGATACATTTATTGCCGCATTACAACGCTTCATTTCACGCAGAGGTAAATGTGAATGATTGTTTTCAGATAATGGTCTGAATTTCGTTGGTAGCAAGAACAAGTTATGAGAGATGTACGATATGTTCCGGTCTCAGCTGTTTAAGCACAAGCTGGACGATTTCTGTTCAAAGGCAGCCATAGACTGGCACCTGATCCCGCCTAACGCTCCACACTTCGGCGGATTATGGGAGGCAGGTGTACGATCTGCCAAATATCATCTTAAGCGCATAATAGGGACGGCTAATCTAAATTTTGAAGAGTATGCAACCGTTCTTGCGCGCATCGAAGCCGTTCTAAATTCGAGACCGATTACACCAATGTCGGTAAACCCTAACGACGTCGCGCCTTTAACCCCTGGGCACTTTTTAGTGGGACGACCTTTAACGGATATTGCTGAGCCCGATGTCACCGATCGCAAAGAATCAACACTCTCCCGTTGGCAGCGACAAACGCAAATGGTGCAACATTTCTGGCGTCGATGGTCAAACGACTATATTACGACATTGCAGAATCGCAACAAATGGCACGAACGTTATCCAGTGAAGGAGAATCAAATGGTCATCGTACGTGAAGACAATCTCCCTACCATGCAATGGAAACTCGCCAGGATCAGTAACGTCATTCCGGGCCCGGACGGTCTAGTGCGAGTTGTGGACGTCCGTGTAGGCAATAAGCTGTTCCGACGACCAATTGCCAAGCTGTGCCTTCTACCAATAGCAGACAACTTCCCATCGGCCGACAACGATTAtaaaaatgattgaatgattGAAATTTCTCAATTTTAATGGGGCCAGAATGTTCAGAATTGAAGCATCTTATAAAATTAGTTTGTAATACGAAACCTAGAGGGAACCTTTTTTGTTCTAATAAATCGATGTATCTCTCATAAGCACATACCGTAGAGATAAGCTATTTTCGCTCTCCCGAGCTTCACTATGAAATTCTTAAGATTAAACGCTCTCTTGGCTTTTGACCACCGTACGATAAGGTTGTGTTCCTTTGAGGCTGTCCGAAATCGCCAATACGTTTCCCGTGGCCACTGATAGTTTGCTCGTGTGTGCAGTTATCGAAGACTTTGAACAAATTACAATACTTCAAAAATCCAAATTGCTAGACTGAAACTAATACACGATAAAACTAATAGAGTAGGAATTACAAACTAACTTACAAACCCAATGAACATCAACATCAATGACTTAGTTTATATCACTAacgagaatagaaaaaaattcgaTTCATTTTACACAGGTGTAAAAATTGAGGACCCGTATTGTACAATAGAACATGTTCATTCTTATAACAAATTTCAAGCTGATAAAAACAGGCTTATTAAAGCGTAATAATCATTTATGTCATCAAAATCAAATtaccgaaacattttttttctcatattatATCTACAAATCATttcatattatattatatttactAATCATATTATATTCacggttttttttcacgcggcacgtatcccctgcgtaaaaagcgactttagtgtacatatTTTGGTTAAAAATCCCACCCACCGAGGCTATCTTTCGAAACAAGACAtataaaactcaaaaaatcATTGCTACGAAAGTAGGTGAAGTGTTGAGTTTTTCTCTGAATACTGTGAAATTCGGTTAGATCAGTCATAATAAGACAatctatatatatttatatatctatatatatatatatatatatatatatatatatatatatatatatatatatatatatatatatatatatatatatatatatatatatatatatatatatatatatatatatatatatatatatatatatatatatatatatatatatatatatatatatatatatatatatatatatatatatatatatatatatatatatatatatatatatatatatactatatatatatatatatatatatatatatatatatatatatatatatatatatatatatatataatatatatatatatatatatatatatatatatatatatatatatatatatatatatatatatatatatatatatatatatatatatatatatatatatatatatatatatatattatatatatatatatatatatatatatatatatatatatatatatatatatatatatatatatatatatatatatatatatatatatatatatatatatatatatatatatatatataatatatatatatatatatatatattatatatatatatatatatatatatatatatatatatatatatatatatatatatatatatatatatatatataatatatatatatatatatatatatatatatatatatatatatatatatatatatatatatatatatatatatatatatatatatatatatatatatatatatatatatatattatatatatatatatatatatatatatatatatatatatatatatatatatatatatatatatatatatatatatatatatatatatatatatatatatatatatatatatatatatatatatatatatatatatatatatatatatatatatatatatatatatatatataatatatatatatatatatatatatatatatatatatatatatatatatatatatatatatatatatatatatatatatatatatatatatatatatatatatatatatatatatatatatatatatatatatatatatatatatatatatatatatatatattttttttttttttttttttttttttttttttttttgtttcaggtgaaggggaaatttgcatccaaacccctgaggtgaccaacctcagggagtgtggggttggtttgaatcagtgaccggacccactaaaaccccttcagtctccagcccataatactccccggaccaccgctaggtattgcttcggggagcggcttttgtgctctgtgcaccctcttggttctttaggtctttttgctaacttagctaactaacctggagactggccgttagctaacactggcgtgtcggtggtcaacctgtcgcctgttttgcaattctaaaactatttgagaggcggctgtacaaaccgccctccaaatgtttgggtctttacacatcctccgaactaggttgtccggagtggtgtctggcccgctcactaccatcatgtcgctccgcgcatgcacaaaacgagggcacacgaagaagacatgctcagcagtttcttccgcatccgcgcactcgggacacatgggggaccccgcatgcccgaatctgtgtagatactgcctaaagcaaccatggcctgacagaatctgtgtcagatggaagttcacttctccatggcgcctcccgacccatccggatacatccggaataagtcgatgcgtccatctaccccttcgcggaattggaccactcctgctgccatctgatcatcgagaatgatcttctggtacctcgtatgccccttgtgtcacgttgatcgaagcattctacgtcctccttaatggctatgctgataggcaacatgccggacaggacgcagattgcgtcgtatgacacagttcgatacgcgctcgcaaccctcaggcacatgagcctgtaggtactttccaacttactccgatgtttactagtacctagtgctttggaccacactggcccgccatatctcagtatggacgaagtcacgctagctagaagtttccgcttgctgccgtacactgctgagctattggacatcatgcgagataatgctgcaatagccattgaagccttcttgcaggcatattcgacatggctcccgaaggcgagcttgtcatcgatcatcacccccagcagcttcagggagcgcttagaggcgatggtgcaattcccgacactgatcaacgcctgttgcttcgacttgcggttattgacaactgaaatctccgtcttatgatgcgccagctccagttttttggagcgcatccagtcctcgacgacgcttatagagtgcgaagccgtcaactcaacctcctcgatcgactcgccgtagacctcaagtgtgatgtcgtccgcaaatccaacgatcacaaccccttgggggagctttagtttcagcacttcatcgtacatgatattccacagtaccgggcccaggatggaaccttgtggaacccctgcggtaattgggacacatttttgaccctcgtctgtgctgtaaactagcacacgattctggaaataattttccagaatcctgtacaaagacaccggaatgtctagtttccgaagcgagtgggctatggaatcccagctaacactattgaacgcatttttcacgtccaacgtgacgattgcgcaatagcgaatgccccatcttttacgctggagtgctacctctgctgttttggtgacggacagaatagcatccaccgtagacttgccttttcggaagccgaactggttactcgacagaccgtttgcacattcggtgtacctaaccagtctattgagaataaccttctcgagcaccttacccgccgtatcgagcagacatatcggtctgtatgccgacgggtcaccaggtggtttccctgtcttcggcaataagaccagcttctgtcgcttccatctgtctgggaatgtacagtcatccaggcacttctgcatgacttcccgaaatagtctgggggcctctttgatggccttcttcacagccagattcNNNNNNNNNNNNNNNNNNNNNNNNNNNNNNNNNNNNNNNNNNNNNNNNNNNNNNNNNNNNNNNNNNNNNNNNNNNNNNNNNNNNNNNNNNNNNNNNNNNNNNNNNNNNNNNNNNNNNNNNNNNNNNNNNNNNNNNNNNNNNNNNNNNNNNNNNNNNNNNNNNNNNNNNNNNNNNNNNNNNNNNNNNNNNNNNNNNNNNNNNNNNNNNNNNNNNNNNNNNNNNNNNNNNNNNNNNNNNNNNNNNNNNNNNNNNNNNNNNNNNNNNNNNNNNNNNNNNNNNNNNNNNNNNNNNNNNNNNNNNNNNNNNNNNNNNNNNNNNNNNNNNNNNNNNNNNNNNNNNNNNNNNNNNNNNNNNNNNNNNNNNNNNNNNNNNNNNNNNNNNNNNNNNNNNNNNNNNNNNNNNNNNNNNNNNNNNNNNNNNNNNNNNNNNNNNNNNNNNNNNNNNNNNNNNNNNNNNNNNNNNNNNNNNNNNNNNNNNNNNNNNNNNNNNNNNNNNNNNNNtatatatatatatatatatatatatatatatatatatatatatatatatatatatatatatatatatatatatatatatatatatatatatatatatatatatatatatatatatatgctttTTTAAACGGACAATATTTACAATATtgttttataccttcttgaacagcctcgtacatcgagttacagttcaacaaaacggacattagctgcagcatggattgttgtaggtattcaatcttttcgggagttggattacctaaatcaatactggctgactttccagcaccaaacacgaatggtttgttactgtttgaatttgaaatattacctgaaaggacactggcatatgaacagcctggtgttgcctgaacaggattgtttttctgaaatttgttttctgaatttaaattattacctacagacacacctgctaatgaaagtgctggtgatgcctgaacagtattgaaagtc
It includes:
- the LOC129717061 gene encoding uncharacterized protein LOC129717061; its protein translation is MYDMFRSQLFKHKLDDFCSKAAIDWHLIPPNAPHFGGLWEAGVRSAKYHLKRIIGTANLNFEEYATVLARIEAVLNSRPITPMSVNPNDVAPLTPGHFLVGRPLTDIAEPDVTDRKESTLSRWQRQTQMVQHFWRRWSNDYITTLQNRNKWHERYPVKENQMVIVREDNLPTMQWKLARISNVIPGPDGLVRVVDVRVGNKLFRRPIAKLCLLPIADNFPSADNDYKND